The segment CGTTGCCCGCGTGTCGCCGCGCTTCAAGGCCAGGCTGGGTGAGCAGGTGCGCCTCACCGCGGACATGACCAACGCGCAATTGTTTGACCCGCAGACCGAGCGGTCGATCCTCTACTGACAGGACAACACGATGCAATGGTTGGAGGCCATCTGGACGAAGGAGGGAAAGGGCATCGCCAAGGATGCGCCGAAGCGCACCGGCCTTGCACTGTTTTGCGAGATCATCGGGCGGGAATGGTGGGAACTGGTCAAGCTCAATCTTCTGTTTCTGGTCGCCGCGTTGCCTGTCGTCACCCTGCCCGCAGCCCTCTTCGCCACCGCCAGTATTTGTCGCGCCATGGTGGAGGACCGCAACGTCTACCTGCTGCGTGATTTTGCCGAAGCCTTTCGCCGCTATTTAGCCGTGGCAACAGGCTGGGGTCTGACGACCGGCTTTGCGCTGTGGATCGGTTTTTGTGCGATCTTAACCTATGGCGCCCAAGTGCGCGACAGCCTGATCTACGCCGGCCCTCTGGCTGTCAGCCTTGTCGCGACCGGTTTTGTGGGCGTGTGGTCGGCGCATTTCATTGTGCTTACGGTGATGAGCAAGCGTGGCGCCCTGGAGATCCTGCGGCTATCGGCGCTGGCAACGCTTCTGCGACCTTTGCCGACGGTGGCGGCGCTGGTGTTTATCGCGGCCCTCTGGCTTGTGCATGTGCTGCTCTATCCGGTTTCTGTCTTCATGCCGGCAATGATCAATTTTTCACTTGGAATGTTCGCCGTTTCATTCGCCGCGCATCGGGCAGCCGCACTGGTTTTGGCCGAGCCTGATGCGGCGTATCGGACAACCAAAATATCATAGGAAGCCGCTGGGAGGCGCTTTCAACGAGACAATCAGGGAGGAGAACAGAATGTACAGGCAGAAATTTGGGATATCGCTGACCATTGCCACTGCGGCACTGGGAATGGTCACTGTCATGGCAGGCGGCGCGTTCGCACAATCGGCAGCCCCCGTCACGCTGAAATGGGCGCTGTGGGACTGGGACAAGGTGGCCTATTACAAGCCGCTGATCGAAGCCTATCAGGCAAAACATCCGAATGTGAAATTCGAGCCGGTGGATCTCGGTTCGCAGGACTACACGCAGATGATCGCCACCCAGCTGACCGGCGGTGCCAAGGATATCGACGTCGTCACCATCAAGGACGTGCCGGGTTACGCGACCCTGGTGCGGGCCAACTCTATCGGCGATCTCTCCGGTTTCATGACCGAGCAGAAGATCGACAAAGCGGCTTACGGCGGGCTTATCGAGGAGCTGAGCATTGACGGCAAGGTCTATGCAATACCTTTCCGCTCCGACTTCTGGGTGGTCTATTATAACAAGGACATTTTCGACAAGGCAGGCGTTTCCTACCCGACCAATGACATGACCTGGGCGCAGTTCGATGAGATCGCCGGAAAGCTTAAGGGCGGCATGGGGGTCAACAAGACCTATGGCGCTTTGCTGCACACATGGCGTTCGACCGTTCAGCTTCCGGGCATCATGGATGGTCAGCATACGCTGGTCGGTGGCGATTACGCTTTTCTGAAGCCCTGGTATGAGCGGGCGCTGAAGCTTCAAAAGGAAGGTGCGATCCCGTCCTATGCATCGCTGAAAACCTCCAATACCCATTATTCGGCGCTGTTCTTCAACGGGACGGTCGGCATGCTGCCGATGGGGACCTGGTTCATCGGCACGCAGATCGCCAAGGTAAAGTCCGGTGAATCCAAGAGCAAGAATTGGGGCATCGTCAAATTCCCGCACCCAGACGGCGTTGCAGCCGGCACAACGGCGGCGCAGATTGCGGCTCTTTCGGTCAATAACAACTCAGCCCACAAAGACGTGGCGCTTGACTTCATCAAGTTCGTGACTGGACCTGAAGGTGCGGCAATCATTGCCGATACGGGAACTTTGCCAGCGGTGCGCACAGACGATGTCAGCACCAAGATCACCTCGCTGCCCGGCTTCCCGCAGGACGAAAACAGCAAGGCGGCGCTTAAAGCCGGCAAGTCCTATCTGGAAATGGCGGTCAGTCCCAATGCAGCAAAAATCGAGGTCGTGCTGAATCGTGTGCATGACGCGATCATGACAGACAACACATCTATCGACGATGGCCTGAAGGAGATGAACGACGGCGTCAAGGCGATCAAATAGTCCACAGCAAGTCTGGCCGCAGGTTCACACCTTCCTGCGGCCAATTCATTCGAAACAGTTCATGGATATCGATTGTGGTTTACGATCCGGCCCAGGCCAACCCGCTCTACGGCAACCCCTTGCGCAGCCGCGATGATGTGGCGAAAGCCCTGCTCGACCTGTTCACGCCGCTCCTGCCCTATTTTTCGCAAGGCGGCGCACGGGTAAGGCTTGGCGCATCCGGCGCGATTTTCGATCATGCGGCTGCCGATCTCGAAGGTTTTGCCCGGCCCCTGTGGGGTATCGTACCCTTTGCGGCGGGCGGTGGCGATTTCCCGCACTGGGATCTTTACCGACGTGGCCTGACCCATGGCACCGATCCGCAACACGAAGACTATTGGGGCGATGTCTCTGATCGCAACCAACGGCTGGTGGAGCTTGCCGCCATCGGCTTTGCGCTCGCCATGGTGCCGCAGCATATCTGGGAGCCTCTGGACGATGCTGCCAAGGCCACCGTCTCGGCCTATCTGCTCCAGGCCCGAGACCGCGAATACGTCGATAACAATTGGAAATTCTTCCGGGTTCTGGTCGATCTGGGGCTGGAGCGGGTCGGAGTAGAATTCGACCACACCAAGACTATTGCCTATCTCGATGAGCTGGAAGGATTCGATATTGGTGATGGCTGGTACCGCGATGGGCCGGTGCGTCGGGTGGACCACTACATTCCCTTTGCCATGCATTTTTATGGGCTGATTTATGCCGTGCTTGCCAACGAAGACGACGCCCGCAAAACCCGTCTTCGTGACCGCGCAACGGTCTTTGCCAAGGATATCCGCCACTGGTTCGGCCCGGATGGCGCCGCACTGGCCTTCGGGCGCAGCCAGACCTATCGTTTTGCCGCTGGCGGTTTCTGGGGCGCGCTTGCCTTTGCCGACCTTGACGCGCTGCCATGGGGTGAGATCAAGGGCTATTACATGCGTCATATCCGCTGGTGGTCGGCATTGCCGATTGCCGACCGCGACGGTGTGCTGTCGGTCGGCTACGGCTATCCCAATTTGCTGATGAGTGAGAGCTACAATTCGCCCGGTTCGCCCTATTGGGCGCTGAAATTCTTTCTCCCGCTGGCCCTGCCCGCCGATCACCCGTTCTGGCTGGCGCCGGAAACCGATGCGCCGTCCTTCAATGCGCCCGTGCCGCTCGAAAAGCCGGGCATGGTCGCCATGCACATGCCGGGTAATGTCGTCATTCTCGCCTCCGGCCAGGAACATGACAAGATGCGCGGCTCCAACGAGAAATACGCCAAATTCGTCTATTCGACGCGCTATACCTTCAATATCGAGGCCAATGATCGCCATTTCGATGCGGCCAGTTTTGATGGCATGCTGGGCCTGTCGGATGATGGCGTGCATTTTAGGATGCGCGAGACGCTTGAAGAGGCGATGATCGCCGATGACAGGCTCTATTCCCGCTGGAAGCCCTGGGCGGATGTGACTGTCGAAACCTGGCTCGTTCCACAAAATCCCTGGCATATCCGCATCCATCGGATTGCAACGCCGCGCAGCCTGATGACCAGCGAAGGCGGCTTTGCCATTGCCCGCGTCGACTTCAACCGTGACCGAATGGAAGAAAGCGCTGGCCGTGCCGTGTGGTTCGGGCAAACCGACATCAGCGCCATTATCGATCTTTCCGACAACCAACGCACCGGTCGCGCCCATGTGCCGATTGCCAATACCAATCTTTTATGGGCAAAAACCAACCTGCCGCAATTGCGTGGCGCAGTCGAACCAGGCCAAACCGTGCTGGTAACGGCAGCATTCGCGCTACCGCTGGGACGTGCAGCAGATGAGGCTCTTGCCGCTCTGCCTACTTGCCCCGATCTCGAGGTGCTGGAGCAGCAGTTTAGAGACGCTGGACACCGCGTCGCGGCCTTCGATATCGGCTAAGCGTCATGAGCAGGGGTAACCGCGCCAACGAGGAACAGGCATCCTTGCGCCGCAACCGGCTCAATATCCTCACCTGGGAGCGGAATGCACAGGATATAGAAAGCGCGGCCCATCAGGCACGGCTTCGCCAGCTTCAGACCTATGCCGGCGCAACATTTTCTCCGGGCGCTTATGTCGCGGAAAAGGCTGAGATCCATACGGATAGGCTGGTGATGGGTGCCGGATCGTGGATTGCCGGTCATGCTCTGGTGCGTGGCGATGTCGAGCTTGGCGAGAACGTTTCGATCAATGCCTATGCTTGCATCTCTGGCCGGGTAAGATTGGGAAATGGGGTGCGGATTGCCTCGCATGTCAGCATTGTCGGCTTCAATCATGGCTTCGACGATCTTGAAACGCCGATCTATCGTCAGCCGTTGACATCGCTTGGCATCGAGATTGGCGACGATGTCTGGATCGGTGCCAATGCGGTCAT is part of the Agrobacterium vitis genome and harbors:
- a CDS encoding DUF2264 domain-containing protein, which gives rise to MVYDPAQANPLYGNPLRSRDDVAKALLDLFTPLLPYFSQGGARVRLGASGAIFDHAAADLEGFARPLWGIVPFAAGGGDFPHWDLYRRGLTHGTDPQHEDYWGDVSDRNQRLVELAAIGFALAMVPQHIWEPLDDAAKATVSAYLLQARDREYVDNNWKFFRVLVDLGLERVGVEFDHTKTIAYLDELEGFDIGDGWYRDGPVRRVDHYIPFAMHFYGLIYAVLANEDDARKTRLRDRATVFAKDIRHWFGPDGAALAFGRSQTYRFAAGGFWGALAFADLDALPWGEIKGYYMRHIRWWSALPIADRDGVLSVGYGYPNLLMSESYNSPGSPYWALKFFLPLALPADHPFWLAPETDAPSFNAPVPLEKPGMVAMHMPGNVVILASGQEHDKMRGSNEKYAKFVYSTRYTFNIEANDRHFDAASFDGMLGLSDDGVHFRMRETLEEAMIADDRLYSRWKPWADVTVETWLVPQNPWHIRIHRIATPRSLMTSEGGFAIARVDFNRDRMEESAGRAVWFGQTDISAIIDLSDNQRTGRAHVPIANTNLLWAKTNLPQLRGAVEPGQTVLVTAAFALPLGRAADEALAALPTCPDLEVLEQQFRDAGHRVAAFDIG
- a CDS encoding ABC transporter substrate-binding protein, which gives rise to MYRQKFGISLTIATAALGMVTVMAGGAFAQSAAPVTLKWALWDWDKVAYYKPLIEAYQAKHPNVKFEPVDLGSQDYTQMIATQLTGGAKDIDVVTIKDVPGYATLVRANSIGDLSGFMTEQKIDKAAYGGLIEELSIDGKVYAIPFRSDFWVVYYNKDIFDKAGVSYPTNDMTWAQFDEIAGKLKGGMGVNKTYGALLHTWRSTVQLPGIMDGQHTLVGGDYAFLKPWYERALKLQKEGAIPSYASLKTSNTHYSALFFNGTVGMLPMGTWFIGTQIAKVKSGESKSKNWGIVKFPHPDGVAAGTTAAQIAALSVNNNSAHKDVALDFIKFVTGPEGAAIIADTGTLPAVRTDDVSTKITSLPGFPQDENSKAALKAGKSYLEMAVSPNAAKIEVVLNRVHDAIMTDNTSIDDGLKEMNDGVKAIK
- a CDS encoding DUF624 domain-containing protein → MQWLEAIWTKEGKGIAKDAPKRTGLALFCEIIGREWWELVKLNLLFLVAALPVVTLPAALFATASICRAMVEDRNVYLLRDFAEAFRRYLAVATGWGLTTGFALWIGFCAILTYGAQVRDSLIYAGPLAVSLVATGFVGVWSAHFIVLTVMSKRGALEILRLSALATLLRPLPTVAALVFIAALWLVHVLLYPVSVFMPAMINFSLGMFAVSFAAHRAAALVLAEPDAAYRTTKIS